In the genome of Ensifer adhaerens, one region contains:
- a CDS encoding diguanylate cyclase (GGDEF) domain-containing protein: MNSQLVARGTTGDIAAGNAPPMEQFHRIQDLFDQTFKAARVGIWVCTLPDERLTWTDTVFELFDLDPQAPLRRDDIVSLYTQASREALGTLRSAAIRDGDGFNLDAEIVTAKGNRRWIRITAVVEREEGVAKRIFGMKQDITAEKTMFDQIRRTAEIDPVTGLASRAKFESVFEDVCASSGAGSHGLLLVDLDGFKTVNDRLGHQAGDSCLMMAGEKLRKAVPGARLVARIGGDEFAVIHDCASPEALQELGDRLVAALEYWWGRGSRKVKLTASVGAAMIGMYAASKDVFALADQALYRVKAEGKSGLRLAGENTSINAA, translated from the coding sequence ATGAATTCTCAACTGGTTGCCCGTGGCACGACGGGAGACATTGCGGCTGGCAATGCGCCGCCCATGGAGCAGTTCCATCGGATACAGGACCTGTTCGACCAGACATTCAAGGCCGCCAGGGTCGGGATTTGGGTCTGCACCCTGCCGGATGAGAGGCTGACCTGGACAGATACGGTTTTCGAACTCTTCGATCTCGATCCACAGGCGCCATTGCGTCGCGACGATATCGTTTCCCTCTACACGCAGGCCTCGCGCGAGGCTTTGGGCACCCTCCGGTCCGCGGCGATCCGTGACGGCGACGGCTTCAACCTTGATGCGGAAATCGTCACCGCCAAGGGCAACCGGCGCTGGATCCGGATTACCGCGGTCGTCGAGCGGGAAGAGGGCGTGGCGAAGCGCATTTTCGGCATGAAGCAGGACATTACCGCCGAAAAGACCATGTTCGACCAGATCCGCCGGACCGCCGAGATCGACCCCGTGACCGGGCTCGCCTCGCGCGCAAAATTCGAGAGCGTCTTCGAGGATGTGTGCGCAAGCAGCGGCGCGGGCTCCCACGGACTTCTCCTCGTCGATCTCGATGGCTTCAAGACGGTCAACGACCGGCTCGGACATCAGGCCGGCGACAGCTGCCTCATGATGGCGGGAGAAAAACTCCGCAAGGCTGTTCCCGGCGCCAGGCTTGTGGCGCGTATCGGTGGTGACGAGTTTGCCGTCATTCATGACTGCGCCTCGCCCGAAGCCCTGCAGGAACTGGGCGATCGCCTCGTTGCCGCGCTGGAATACTGGTGGGGGCGCGGCTCCAGAAAGGTCAAGCTTACAGCCTCCGTGGGCGCCGCGATGATTGGCATGTATGCCGCGTCGAAGGATGTTTTCGCCCTTGCCGACCAGGCCCTTTACCGGGTGAAGGCCGAGGGCAAGAGCGGCCTGCGGCTTGCAGGGGAAAACACCTCCATCAACGCTGCCTGA
- a CDS encoding NAD+ synthase (glutamine-hydrolysing) — MTPSLLNADTFASLYAQGMARVAVATPLVHITDPMANAQAHVALAQKASDKGAAVVLFTEMGLTGYSIDDLFHQDALLAATEAALAYLVDCSKELLPILFVGAPLRVGTGLCNCAIAIHRGRILGILPKSYLPNYREFYDPRYFTPAGAVAQIDNLVVCGQTVPFGIDLLFEASDCRGLVIATEICEDAWTPIPPSTRAAMAGATVIVNLSASNATVGKAHFRHSLCEVQSSQCLAAYLYSAAGEGESTTDLAWDGHAMIYENGALLTQAERFLDRPNMVMADIDLERLSGERIRSGSFQECGRTNPPGKPYRRVRFELNPPLTDLGLMRPLSRFPYVPSDIARLDELCFEAYNIQVQGLTQRLRSSGMNKIVIGVSGGLDSSHALIVAARAFDRLNLPRKNILAYTLPAFATSDHTKSNAWKLMNALGVSAQEIDIAAAATQMLQDIGHKAAEGEKLYDITFENVQAGARTSLLFRLANQNNALVLGTGDLSELALGWCTYGVGDHMSHYNVNASVPKTLIQHLIRWVVAKDLFGEEASRTLESIVDTEISPELVPGDGDTPTQKTEDFVGPYALQDFNLFHTIRYGLRPSKIAFLSWHTWRADSDAPWPPNMRADKMQSYDLETIRFWLRSFLRRFFLTSQFKRSAVPNGPKISSGGSLSPRGDWRAPSDGTAEVWISELDRVLPPPARP, encoded by the coding sequence ATGACGCCATCTCTTCTCAATGCCGACACTTTCGCCTCCCTCTATGCACAAGGCATGGCGCGTGTCGCCGTCGCGACGCCGCTTGTCCACATCACCGACCCGATGGCCAATGCACAGGCCCATGTGGCACTGGCGCAGAAGGCAAGCGACAAGGGCGCAGCCGTCGTGCTGTTCACCGAAATGGGCCTGACCGGCTATTCGATCGACGACCTTTTCCATCAGGACGCCCTGCTTGCTGCGACCGAAGCAGCACTGGCATATCTTGTAGACTGCTCGAAGGAGCTCTTGCCGATCCTTTTCGTGGGTGCGCCGCTGCGGGTGGGCACCGGCCTTTGCAACTGCGCCATCGCCATTCATCGCGGCCGCATCCTGGGCATCCTTCCCAAGAGCTATCTGCCGAACTACCGGGAATTCTACGATCCGCGCTACTTCACGCCCGCAGGCGCGGTTGCGCAGATCGACAACCTGGTGGTCTGCGGACAGACCGTGCCATTCGGGATCGATCTCCTGTTCGAGGCCAGCGATTGCCGTGGGCTCGTGATCGCCACGGAGATCTGCGAGGATGCGTGGACGCCCATCCCGCCTTCGACGCGCGCGGCCATGGCCGGCGCCACCGTGATCGTCAATCTCTCCGCTTCGAATGCTACGGTCGGCAAGGCGCATTTTCGGCATTCGCTGTGCGAAGTGCAATCCAGCCAATGCCTCGCCGCCTACCTCTATTCGGCTGCCGGCGAAGGCGAATCCACGACGGACCTCGCCTGGGACGGGCATGCGATGATCTATGAAAATGGCGCGCTGCTGACGCAGGCAGAGCGTTTCCTCGACCGGCCCAACATGGTCATGGCCGATATCGATCTGGAGCGGCTGTCGGGTGAACGCATCCGCTCCGGCTCCTTCCAGGAGTGCGGCCGAACGAACCCGCCGGGCAAGCCCTATCGCCGCGTCCGGTTCGAACTCAACCCGCCGCTGACCGACCTCGGCCTGATGCGACCGCTGTCGCGCTTTCCCTATGTGCCGAGCGACATCGCCCGGCTCGATGAGCTGTGTTTCGAGGCTTACAACATTCAGGTCCAGGGCCTGACGCAACGCCTGCGCTCGTCGGGGATGAACAAGATCGTCATCGGCGTATCAGGCGGCCTAGATTCCTCACATGCGCTGATTGTCGCCGCACGAGCCTTCGACCGTCTGAACCTTCCGCGCAAGAACATTCTTGCCTACACGCTCCCCGCCTTCGCCACCTCCGACCACACCAAGTCGAATGCGTGGAAGCTGATGAATGCGCTGGGCGTCAGCGCCCAGGAAATCGACATCGCAGCGGCGGCGACGCAGATGCTGCAGGATATCGGGCACAAGGCCGCAGAAGGCGAAAAGCTCTACGATATCACCTTCGAAAACGTGCAGGCCGGTGCGCGCACATCGCTTCTCTTCCGCCTGGCAAACCAGAACAACGCCCTGGTGCTGGGAACGGGCGATCTGTCAGAACTGGCTCTCGGCTGGTGCACCTATGGCGTGGGCGACCACATGAGCCATTACAATGTGAACGCCTCGGTGCCGAAGACGCTGATCCAGCATCTGATCCGCTGGGTCGTGGCCAAGGATCTGTTCGGCGAAGAGGCTTCTCGAACGCTGGAATCCATCGTCGATACCGAGATCAGCCCCGAACTGGTGCCGGGGGACGGAGATACTCCGACCCAGAAGACGGAAGACTTCGTCGGGCCTTACGCGCTGCAGGACTTCAACCTCTTCCACACGATCCGCTATGGGCTGCGCCCCTCCAAGATTGCCTTCCTGTCCTGGCACACCTGGCGTGCGGACAGCGATGCGCCCTGGCCGCCGAACATGCGGGCGGACAAGATGCAGTCCTATGACCTGGAAACGATCCGCTTCTGGCTGCGCTCCTTCCTTCGCCGTTTTTTCCTGACGAGCCAGTTCAAGCGTTCGGCCGTTCCGAACGGGCCGAAAATCTCGTCGGGAGGATCTCTGTCGCCCCGCGGCGACTGGCGTGCGCCGTCCGACGGCACGGCCGAGGTATGGATTTCCGAGCTTGACCGGGTGTTGCCGCCGCCTGCGCGCCCCTGA
- a CDS encoding glycosyl transferase, family 25, whose protein sequence is MSCGGAVVKPDSWPMTEDIMPSIPVYVINLDRSADRLAKIERSALQHGIEFIRVAAVDGRSVPAGERHGLSELLFRLRCGRRSLPGEYGCYRSHLETLRQIAEGSAPAALVMEDDVEFADGLKEAVRALVGLMPKRAVLKLVHHRSGGFLPLERPAEALEVGVCCMGPQGSTAAYLVTREGARRLLRRLRLMSLPVDVAMERAWSTGVDVLTLRENLLPFMDGQRGVTLVGTSEEYRSVKFFKLARVPSYLFKGLENIWRMAYALLRAGSWHLLSRLRG, encoded by the coding sequence TTGTCGTGCGGCGGGGCTGTCGTTAAACCTGACTCGTGGCCCATGACAGAAGATATTATGCCCTCCATACCGGTTTACGTCATCAATCTCGACCGCTCCGCCGACAGACTGGCGAAGATTGAGCGCTCGGCGCTCCAGCACGGGATCGAATTCATCCGGGTTGCTGCGGTGGACGGACGTTCGGTACCGGCCGGGGAACGTCATGGTCTGAGCGAACTGCTTTTCCGGCTGCGCTGCGGACGCAGATCGTTGCCCGGCGAATATGGCTGCTACCGCAGTCACCTGGAGACCCTGCGCCAGATCGCCGAAGGCAGCGCGCCAGCTGCGCTGGTCATGGAAGACGACGTGGAATTTGCCGATGGTCTGAAGGAGGCCGTTCGTGCGTTGGTCGGGCTGATGCCGAAGCGTGCTGTCCTGAAGCTCGTGCATCATCGCTCTGGCGGGTTCCTGCCGCTGGAGAGACCGGCAGAGGCGCTGGAAGTCGGCGTGTGCTGCATGGGGCCGCAGGGCTCAACGGCCGCCTATCTCGTGACCCGGGAGGGTGCGCGCCGTCTGCTGCGCCGCCTGCGCCTGATGTCCTTGCCCGTCGATGTCGCGATGGAGCGCGCCTGGTCGACCGGCGTCGATGTTCTCACGCTGCGCGAAAACCTCCTGCCGTTCATGGATGGACAGCGCGGCGTCACCCTCGTCGGCACGTCGGAGGAATATCGCTCCGTCAAGTTCTTCAAGCTTGCGCGCGTCCCGTCCTACCTTTTCAAGGGGCTGGAAAACATATGGCGCATGGCCTACGCGCTGTTGCGCGCCGGCTCCTGGCATCTCCTGTCGCGGCTGCGTGGCTGA
- a CDS encoding sulfate adenylyltransferase subunit 2 codes for MLTKLIHPDRPHLERLEAEAIHVMREVAASFAKPVMLYSIGKDSSVMLHLAMKAFYPARPPFPLLHVDTRWKFKEMIVFRDRIAAELGFDLLVHINPDGIADNVNPFTHGSSHHTHVMKTLALRQALDKYGFDAAFGGARRDEEKSRAKERIFSFRTHEHAWDPKAQRPEMWKTYNTRIQKGEEIRVFPLSNWTELDIWQYILKENIPIVPLYLASKRPVVERDGMLIMVDDERMPLRPQDKVEERSVRFRTLGCYPLTGAVPSQADTLEKVVAEMLAATTSERQGRAIDKDEAGSMEKKKREGYF; via the coding sequence GTGTTGACGAAACTGATCCATCCCGATCGGCCCCATCTGGAAAGACTGGAGGCCGAGGCGATCCATGTGATGCGGGAAGTGGCAGCGAGTTTCGCGAAACCGGTCATGCTCTATTCGATCGGCAAGGATTCCTCCGTCATGCTGCATCTGGCGATGAAGGCGTTTTATCCCGCCCGTCCGCCGTTCCCGCTTCTGCATGTCGACACGCGCTGGAAGTTCAAGGAAATGATCGTCTTTCGCGACCGCATCGCGGCCGAACTCGGCTTCGATCTGCTGGTCCACATCAACCCCGACGGCATTGCGGACAACGTCAATCCCTTCACCCATGGCTCAAGCCACCACACCCATGTCATGAAGACGCTGGCGCTGCGGCAGGCGCTCGACAAATACGGGTTCGACGCGGCCTTTGGGGGCGCGCGCCGCGACGAGGAGAAGTCACGCGCCAAGGAGCGCATCTTCTCCTTCCGCACGCACGAACACGCTTGGGACCCGAAGGCCCAGAGGCCGGAAATGTGGAAGACCTATAACACCCGGATCCAGAAGGGTGAGGAGATCCGCGTCTTTCCGCTCTCCAACTGGACCGAGCTGGATATCTGGCAATATATCCTGAAGGAAAATATTCCCATCGTGCCGCTTTATCTGGCATCGAAGCGTCCGGTCGTCGAGCGCGACGGCATGCTGATCATGGTCGATGACGAGCGTATGCCGCTGAGGCCGCAGGACAAGGTGGAGGAACGCTCCGTCCGCTTCCGTACGCTCGGCTGCTATCCGCTGACCGGCGCAGTCCCCTCGCAGGCCGATACGCTGGAAAAGGTCGTCGCCGAGATGCTGGCCGCGACCACCTCGGAGCGCCAGGGCCGCGCCATCGACAAGGACGAGGCGGGCTCGATGGAGAAGAAGAAGCGCGAGGGCTATTTCTGA
- a CDS encoding uncharacterized peroxidase-related enzyme has protein sequence MSNDTAPPISRYPIPALTSLPADIRERIEAVQEKSGFVPNVFLVLARRPDEFRAFFAYHDALMDKPGNLTKAEREMIVVTTSAANQCQYCVIAHGAILRIRAKNPLIADQVAINYRKADITPRQKAMLDFAMKVCTTAYAVDETDFDALKDQGFDEEDIWDIMAITGLFGFSNRMANVTSMRPNDEFYTLGR, from the coding sequence ATGAGCAATGACACCGCGCCTCCGATCAGCCGCTATCCGATCCCGGCGCTTACCAGCCTTCCGGCCGATATTCGCGAGCGTATCGAGGCCGTGCAGGAGAAGTCAGGCTTCGTGCCCAATGTCTTCCTCGTGCTCGCCCGCCGGCCGGACGAGTTCCGTGCCTTCTTCGCCTATCACGATGCGCTGATGGACAAGCCCGGCAATCTGACGAAGGCCGAGCGCGAGATGATCGTGGTGACCACAAGCGCTGCCAACCAGTGCCAGTATTGCGTGATTGCCCATGGCGCGATCCTGCGCATCCGGGCCAAGAACCCGCTGATCGCCGATCAGGTGGCGATCAACTACCGCAAGGCCGACATCACGCCCCGCCAGAAAGCCATGCTGGACTTCGCCATGAAGGTCTGCACGACCGCCTATGCTGTTGATGAGACGGATTTCGATGCGTTGAAGGATCAGGGTTTCGATGAGGAGGACATCTGGGACATCATGGCGATCACTGGTCTTTTCGGCTTCTCGAACCGAATGGCGAATGTAACGAGCATGCGTCCCAATGATGAGTTCTACACGCTCGGTCGCTAA
- a CDS encoding bifunctional enzyme CysN/CysC — protein MTDLAAYLRAQEEKSTLRFLTCGSVDDGKSTLIGRLLYDTKLLFEDQLATLASDSRKHGTNGEALDFALLMDGLEAEREQGITIDVAYRFFATDKRKFIVADTPGHEEYTRNMATGASTADLAVVLVDARRGVLTQTRRHSYIASLLGIRHVVLAVNKLDLLDYNQAVFDAIAADYRAFAAELDFETVVAIPLSARFGDNVIARSPNTPWYAGPTLLGHLETVQIAGRGVDRPFRFPIQSVVRPNQDFRGFAGQVAGGRIAVGDPVVAAKSGKTSRIARIVTKDGDLGEAVEGQAVTIVLADEIELSRGNMLVAPTDRPHVADQLQAHLVWFDSKPLIPGRSYILRTETDTVNCTVTALKHEVNVNTLARDAARALSMNGVGVCNLSLQSPIAFDAYRDNRSTGNFILIDRYSNATLGAGMIDFPLRRAENVHWQAMEVNKQARAEIKGQRPAVLWFTGLSGSGKSTIANSLEKLLHAEGRHTYMLDGDNVRHGLNRDLGFTEADRVENIRRVAEVAKLMADAGLIVIVSFISPFKAERRLARDMMEEGEFIEIFVDTPIEECARRDPKGLYKKAREGKIANFTGISSPYEPPENPELRLDTLSEEPDDLARRIADFMGERLMQG, from the coding sequence ATGACTGATCTTGCGGCCTATCTGCGCGCGCAGGAAGAAAAGTCCACGCTGCGCTTTCTCACCTGCGGTTCGGTCGATGACGGCAAATCGACGCTGATCGGCCGGTTGCTCTACGACACGAAGCTTCTCTTCGAGGATCAGCTTGCCACGCTCGCCAGCGACAGTCGCAAGCATGGCACGAATGGCGAGGCGCTGGATTTTGCCCTACTCATGGACGGGCTGGAGGCCGAGCGCGAGCAGGGCATCACCATCGATGTCGCCTACCGCTTCTTCGCCACCGACAAGCGCAAATTCATCGTCGCCGACACACCCGGCCACGAGGAATATACGCGCAACATGGCGACCGGCGCCTCGACCGCCGATCTCGCCGTCGTGCTGGTCGATGCCCGGCGCGGGGTGCTGACCCAGACCCGCCGCCACAGCTACATCGCCTCGCTTCTGGGCATCCGCCATGTGGTTCTGGCGGTCAACAAGCTCGATCTTCTCGACTATAATCAGGCGGTCTTTGACGCCATTGCAGCGGACTATCGCGCCTTCGCCGCCGAACTCGACTTCGAGACCGTCGTCGCAATCCCTCTCTCTGCGCGCTTCGGCGACAACGTCATCGCCCGCTCGCCAAACACGCCGTGGTATGCCGGACCGACGCTGCTCGGCCATCTCGAAACGGTTCAGATCGCAGGCAGGGGTGTTGACCGGCCCTTCCGCTTCCCCATCCAGTCGGTCGTCCGGCCCAACCAGGATTTTCGCGGCTTTGCCGGGCAGGTCGCCGGCGGACGCATTGCGGTCGGCGATCCGGTCGTCGCCGCCAAATCCGGCAAGACCTCTCGCATCGCCCGAATCGTCACGAAAGACGGTGACTTGGGTGAGGCGGTCGAGGGGCAGGCGGTGACAATTGTGCTCGCCGACGAGATCGAATTGTCGCGCGGCAACATGCTGGTCGCACCCACCGATCGCCCGCATGTCGCCGACCAGCTTCAGGCCCATCTCGTGTGGTTCGACTCAAAGCCGCTCATCCCCGGCCGCTCCTATATCCTGCGCACCGAGACCGACACGGTGAACTGCACCGTCACCGCCTTGAAGCACGAGGTGAATGTCAACACGCTGGCCCGTGATGCGGCGCGCGCGCTCTCCATGAACGGCGTCGGTGTGTGCAATCTGTCGCTTCAATCGCCCATTGCCTTCGATGCCTACAGGGACAACCGGTCGACCGGCAACTTCATCCTGATCGACCGCTACAGCAACGCCACGCTTGGCGCCGGGATGATCGATTTCCCGCTGCGCCGGGCCGAAAACGTCCACTGGCAGGCCATGGAGGTCAACAAGCAGGCGCGCGCCGAGATCAAGGGCCAGCGCCCCGCCGTCCTCTGGTTCACCGGGCTCTCCGGCTCCGGCAAGTCGACGATCGCCAACAGCCTCGAAAAGCTTCTGCACGCGGAGGGCCGCCACACCTACATGCTCGACGGCGACAATGTGCGCCATGGGCTCAACCGCGATCTCGGCTTCACCGAGGCCGACCGCGTGGAAAACATCCGCCGTGTCGCCGAGGTCGCCAAACTCATGGCCGATGCCGGACTGATCGTCATCGTCTCCTTCATTTCGCCCTTCAAGGCGGAGCGCCGGCTGGCGCGCGACATGATGGAGGAGGGCGAGTTCATCGAGATTTTCGTCGACACGCCGATCGAGGAATGCGCCCGGCGCGACCCCAAGGGGCTTTACAAGAAGGCGCGTGAAGGCAAGATTGCCAACTTCACCGGCATCAGTTCGCCCTATGAGCCGCCGGAAAACCCCGAGCTGCGGCTGGATACGCTCAGCGAAGAACCGGACGATCTTGCCCGCCGCATTGCCGATTTCATGGGCGAACGGCTCATGCAGGGCTAG
- a CDS encoding DNA adenine methylase, whose translation MADTALRNVIPANPPAAYIGGKRVLSRTIIERLRSIPHDGYAEPFVGMGGVFLRRPFQPKLEVINDINGEVANLFRILQRHYPQFMDTLRFQITSRREFERLQRCDPSTLTDLERAARFLYLQRTAFGGKVEGQTFGVTRTTGSRFNVSKLGPLLEDVHERLAGVVIENLPWAKFIDRYDREGMLFYFDPPYYGNEGDYGPGVFGRGDFEHMADILKRLRGHFILSLNAVQGVYETFRAFSIEEVECTYSISGGPGKKVREVIISGTR comes from the coding sequence ATGGCTGACACAGCCCTTCGCAACGTTATCCCCGCGAATCCCCCGGCCGCCTATATTGGCGGGAAGCGAGTGCTCTCAAGGACTATTATAGAGCGGCTGCGCTCGATCCCACACGACGGCTACGCAGAGCCGTTCGTCGGCATGGGTGGCGTCTTTCTGCGCCGGCCGTTCCAGCCAAAGCTTGAGGTCATCAATGACATCAACGGCGAGGTCGCGAACCTCTTCAGGATCTTGCAGCGGCACTATCCGCAGTTCATGGACACGCTGCGATTCCAGATTACGTCTCGGCGCGAATTCGAGCGACTGCAGCGCTGCGATCCATCGACCTTGACGGATCTGGAACGGGCGGCGCGCTTCCTCTATCTCCAACGAACAGCATTCGGCGGCAAGGTCGAGGGGCAGACATTTGGCGTAACGAGAACTACCGGTTCCCGGTTCAATGTGTCAAAGCTTGGCCCGCTGTTGGAAGATGTGCACGAACGCCTCGCCGGCGTCGTCATCGAGAACCTGCCCTGGGCGAAATTCATTGACCGTTATGACCGGGAAGGGATGCTCTTCTATTTCGACCCACCCTATTATGGGAATGAAGGCGATTATGGGCCAGGCGTGTTCGGCCGAGGAGACTTTGAGCACATGGCAGATATCTTGAAGAGGCTTCGAGGCCACTTCATACTGTCTTTGAATGCGGTTCAAGGAGTGTACGAAACATTCCGCGCCTTCTCGATCGAGGAAGTGGAGTGTACCTATTCGATCAGCGGCGGGCCTGGTAAGAAGGTTCGCGAAGTCATCATCTCGGGAACTCGTTGA
- a CDS encoding hypothetical protein (manually curated), which yields MAAVAASLSACATTGGSMGDPIASAWVGKSAGKFFAAYGPPLADDGTGSVFTWKGGYKRVRGEYKSCSATIAVTTDYNIRSITITSDRKGEFSPSYCRELLAPGSVKPTPAPAPAKTVAKGADKTAKKS from the coding sequence TTGGCAGCAGTTGCTGCGTCACTTTCGGCCTGTGCGACAACAGGCGGCAGCATGGGCGATCCGATCGCCTCGGCATGGGTCGGCAAATCTGCGGGCAAGTTCTTCGCAGCCTACGGGCCGCCGCTGGCTGACGACGGGACCGGTTCGGTCTTCACCTGGAAGGGCGGCTACAAGCGCGTGCGCGGCGAATACAAGAGCTGCTCGGCCACGATCGCCGTGACCACCGACTACAACATCCGCTCCATTACCATCACCAGCGACCGCAAGGGCGAATTCAGCCCATCCTATTGCCGCGAATTGCTGGCGCCAGGCAGCGTCAAGCCGACGCCGGCTCCCGCCCCGGCAAAGACTGTCGCCAAGGGCGCGGACAAGACGGCAAAGAAGTCGTGA
- a CDS encoding diguanylate cyclase (GGDEF) domain-containing protein produces the protein MNGGWGGVKLYQAVKRLITVPNDNPELTLAQFKAFSKQVPLLYFILLTNMLSLAGTHQNSAPFWLVKVVPAIFAVVFTVRGLGWISESRKTVDAAYAYRRLVSTNRLVLPIAVLSVAWSVALIPYGNDYQKAHVAFFMSITVIGVIFCLMHLRSAALMVTFLVITPFAVVMGMSGEPTLIATAVNMFLVSLAMIAILLRHYSDFAKLNEQRLTLLAQQEALRDKNREMQLLSDENLRLANLDSLTQIANRRSFFSNLASAFDHARAEDGRLAIGIVDLDGFKPVNDLYGHSAGDKVLVEVADRLSTFDHAGCSVFRLGGDEFALLVDMDGMDEKSLLDFGMRVCASISAPIMIGNSVVHVTGSMGIAVYPDVGVSGQDLYERADYALYSAKRENRASVVIFNAHQARALFRQRQVEDVLFAADLEQELSLAYQPIVAAQSGRTVGFEALARWTSPALGPVSPAEFIPIAEQHGRVNLITRLLLTRALAEARSWPGETYLSFNLSPHDLAMEENVLRIIAAVNASGIAPSRINFEITETAIMHDFDQAAHSIELLRALGCQVSLDDFGTGYSSLNHVHKLPLSKIKIDRCFVDHIDERPASFKIVKSVLTLCNEMGLTAIAEGVEREEEVRVLKALGVDSMQGYYFSRPLAPEMANIRLEGEGDAARAAARQTTHE, from the coding sequence ATGAATGGGGGATGGGGAGGAGTGAAGCTGTATCAGGCGGTGAAGCGTCTCATCACGGTTCCGAACGACAATCCTGAATTGACGCTCGCGCAGTTCAAGGCCTTCTCGAAACAGGTCCCGCTTCTCTACTTCATTCTGCTGACGAACATGCTGTCGCTGGCCGGCACGCATCAGAACAGCGCGCCCTTCTGGCTGGTAAAAGTGGTCCCCGCGATTTTCGCGGTGGTTTTCACCGTCCGCGGCCTGGGCTGGATCAGCGAATCGCGCAAGACGGTGGATGCCGCCTATGCCTATCGCCGGCTGGTCTCCACCAACCGCCTCGTCCTGCCCATTGCCGTGCTGTCCGTCGCCTGGTCCGTAGCCCTGATCCCCTATGGCAATGACTATCAGAAGGCGCATGTCGCCTTCTTCATGTCGATCACCGTCATTGGCGTCATCTTCTGTCTCATGCATCTGCGCTCTGCGGCGCTCATGGTCACGTTCCTGGTGATCACGCCCTTCGCCGTCGTCATGGGCATGTCCGGCGAGCCGACGCTGATCGCTACGGCGGTCAATATGTTCCTCGTATCGCTTGCCATGATCGCGATCCTGCTGCGCCACTATTCCGACTTCGCCAAGCTGAACGAGCAGCGCCTGACGCTTCTCGCCCAGCAGGAAGCGTTGCGCGACAAGAACCGCGAGATGCAGTTGCTTTCGGACGAAAACCTGCGGCTCGCCAATCTCGACAGCCTGACCCAGATTGCCAATCGCCGCAGCTTCTTTTCCAACCTTGCCTCCGCCTTCGACCACGCCCGAGCAGAAGACGGACGGCTGGCGATCGGCATTGTTGACCTCGACGGCTTCAAGCCTGTCAACGATCTCTACGGACATTCGGCCGGCGACAAGGTTCTGGTCGAGGTGGCAGATCGCCTGTCCACGTTCGATCACGCCGGTTGCAGCGTCTTTCGCCTGGGCGGCGACGAGTTTGCGCTGCTGGTCGATATGGACGGTATGGACGAGAAGTCGCTGCTCGACTTCGGCATGCGCGTCTGTGCCAGCATCTCGGCGCCGATCATGATCGGCAACAGCGTCGTTCACGTGACCGGCTCCATGGGCATCGCGGTCTATCCGGACGTCGGCGTCAGCGGGCAGGATCTCTACGAACGCGCCGATTATGCCCTCTACAGCGCAAAGCGCGAGAACCGCGCCAGCGTCGTGATCTTCAATGCGCACCAGGCCCGGGCTCTGTTCCGCCAGCGGCAGGTCGAGGACGTGCTGTTTGCTGCCGATCTCGAGCAGGAATTGTCGCTGGCCTACCAGCCGATCGTTGCCGCGCAATCGGGGCGAACCGTGGGCTTCGAAGCATTGGCCCGCTGGACAAGCCCGGCGCTCGGCCCCGTCTCTCCGGCGGAATTCATTCCGATCGCCGAGCAGCATGGCCGCGTCAACCTGATTACCCGCCTGCTGCTCACGCGCGCGCTTGCAGAAGCCAGGTCATGGCCGGGCGAGACCTATCTCTCCTTCAACCTTTCACCGCACGATCTCGCGATGGAGGAAAACGTTCTGCGGATCATCGCGGCCGTCAATGCCAGCGGCATCGCACCCAGCCGGATCAATTTCGAGATCACCGAAACCGCCATCATGCACGATTTCGATCAGGCGGCGCATTCTATCGAGTTGTTGCGCGCGCTGGGCTGCCAGGTATCGCTCGATGATTTCGGAACGGGCTATTCCAGCCTCAACCACGTGCACAAGCTGCCGCTCTCCAAGATCAAGATCGACCGCTGCTTCGTCGATCATATCGACGAACGCCCGGCGAGCTTCAAGATCGTCAAATCGGTTCTCACACTCTGCAACGAAATGGGCCTGACGGCGATTGCCGAGGGCGTGGAGCGCGAGGAGGAGGTGCGCGTTCTGAAGGCTCTGGGCGTGGACTCCATGCAGGGCTATTATTTTTCGCGCCCCCTCGCTCCGGAAATGGCAAACATCCGTCTCGAAGGCGAGGGCGACGCAGCCCGCGCCGCCGCAAGGCAAACGACGCACGAGTGA